A DNA window from Maribellus comscasis contains the following coding sequences:
- a CDS encoding aldose epimerase family protein encodes MRNTWFILAVLVFFSCSQPQPEQPVLIDEDNFETQHDGKQVDLYTLKNSNGLVAQITNYGGKVVNLWTPDKNGNFGDIVLGFETIDEYFKTSEIYFGSLIGRYGNRIGGGTFSIDSTVYSLEQNNNGNALHGGIKGFNNVVWDANQLDEQTLELNYLSKDMEEGYPGNLNVKVVYKLTNENELKIEYWATTDKATPVNLTHHSFFNLKGAGSGDVNEHIVQINADSYTPVDEGLIPTGEIAPVEGTPMDFGKPTAISERVGDDFEQLKFGNGYDHNWVLNQADNGLTFAAKVLEPNSGRTMEVYTNEPGIQFYGGNFLDGTVTGKEGKIYEFRSALCLETQHFPDSPNKPGFPSAILKPGDEYYSICVYKFGIEQ; translated from the coding sequence ATGAGAAATACATGGTTTATTTTAGCAGTATTGGTATTTTTTTCGTGCTCACAGCCTCAGCCGGAACAGCCTGTTCTGATCGATGAAGATAATTTTGAAACACAACATGACGGGAAACAGGTTGATTTGTACACCTTAAAAAACAGCAATGGTTTGGTGGCCCAGATTACCAATTATGGCGGGAAAGTAGTAAACCTCTGGACTCCCGATAAAAATGGCAATTTTGGTGACATTGTTTTAGGTTTTGAAACTATTGACGAATATTTCAAAACGAGTGAAATTTATTTTGGTTCGCTTATCGGCCGTTACGGAAACCGGATTGGTGGCGGAACTTTTTCGATTGACAGCACTGTTTATTCTCTGGAACAAAACAATAACGGGAATGCATTGCATGGAGGTATAAAAGGTTTTAATAATGTAGTTTGGGATGCCAATCAGTTGGATGAACAAACCCTGGAACTGAATTATCTTTCAAAGGATATGGAAGAAGGTTACCCCGGCAATTTAAATGTAAAGGTAGTTTACAAATTAACGAATGAAAATGAGTTAAAAATTGAATATTGGGCTACCACCGATAAAGCAACTCCGGTGAACCTGACACATCATTCATTTTTTAATTTGAAAGGGGCTGGTAGCGGCGATGTAAATGAACATATTGTACAAATCAATGCTGATTCGTATACTCCGGTAGATGAAGGTTTGATTCCGACTGGTGAGATTGCCCCGGTGGAAGGAACTCCGATGGATTTTGGAAAACCGACTGCTATTAGTGAACGGGTTGGAGATGATTTTGAACAGTTAAAGTTTGGAAATGGTTACGACCATAACTGGGTTTTAAATCAGGCGGACAACGGATTGACTTTTGCAGCCAAAGTCTTGGAACCCAATTCAGGCAGAACAATGGAAGTTTATACCAACGAGCCGGGTATTCAGTTTTATGGCGGTAATTTCCTCGATGGAACCGTTACGGGAAAAGAAGGAAAAATATACGAATTCCGTTCTGCTCTTTGTCTGGAAACCCAGCATTTTCCTGACAGTCCAAACAAGCCCGGTTTCCCCTCTGCTATCCTGAAGCCGGGGGATGAATATTACTCAATTTGTGTATACAAATTCGGTATTGAACAATAA
- a CDS encoding Gfo/Idh/MocA family protein, whose product MKNNNLSRRNFISTTATAAAGFSIVPSNTIAGLGHKAPSDKLNIAGIGIGGMGKGNLSRMANENIVALCDVDWTTGGRINVPEVFKAYPKAARYYDWRKMYDEMGKSIDAIMCATADHTHAIITANAIAMGKHAYTQKPLTHSVYESRLLTKLAAKHKVATQMGNQGSSAEGVKLICEWIWNGEIGEVKEVEAYTNRPIWPQGLSAPEEKMSVPSELKWDLFIGPAEYRPYNSAYHPWVWRGWWDFGTGALGDMACHVMHPVFTAMKLRYPTKVVGSSTPFTSDGAPNAEIVHLTFPARQKTANVKINLPEVKVTWYDGGLTPRLPENWPADRRQNSGVIFHGSKDTLVCGEYGTDPILLSGRVPNVPQTERRIEGHELDWIRACKESPENRIPTASDFKDAGPFNEMVVMGVLSTRLQSLNKVLHWDGPNMTFTNISDSDELRVSRRETIPAKEFANNLIKHKYRDGWTLPDMPA is encoded by the coding sequence ATGAAAAACAACAACTTATCCAGGAGGAATTTTATTTCAACAACAGCAACTGCCGCGGCGGGATTTTCTATTGTCCCGTCAAACACCATTGCCGGACTTGGACATAAGGCGCCCAGTGACAAACTGAACATTGCAGGAATCGGTATCGGTGGTATGGGAAAAGGAAATCTCAGCAGGATGGCAAATGAAAACATCGTTGCCCTGTGCGACGTAGACTGGACAACCGGAGGAAGAATTAATGTTCCCGAAGTGTTTAAAGCCTACCCAAAAGCTGCCAGGTATTACGATTGGCGTAAAATGTACGATGAAATGGGAAAATCAATCGATGCCATTATGTGTGCAACTGCAGATCATACCCATGCCATTATTACCGCCAATGCTATTGCGATGGGAAAACATGCATATACTCAAAAACCATTAACCCATAGTGTGTATGAATCAAGACTATTAACTAAACTGGCAGCAAAACATAAGGTTGCCACACAAATGGGAAACCAGGGTTCTTCTGCAGAAGGAGTTAAACTTATTTGTGAATGGATTTGGAATGGTGAAATAGGTGAAGTAAAAGAAGTGGAAGCTTACACCAATCGACCGATTTGGCCACAGGGCCTTTCAGCACCGGAAGAAAAAATGTCCGTACCGAGTGAATTGAAATGGGATTTATTTATTGGCCCGGCAGAGTACCGTCCTTATAATTCGGCCTACCATCCGTGGGTTTGGCGTGGCTGGTGGGATTTTGGGACCGGCGCACTCGGCGATATGGCCTGCCATGTAATGCACCCTGTTTTTACAGCGATGAAACTGAGATACCCCACAAAAGTGGTGGGAAGCTCAACACCTTTTACTTCCGACGGAGCTCCCAATGCAGAAATTGTTCATCTTACATTCCCGGCACGCCAAAAAACGGCCAATGTTAAAATTAACCTGCCTGAAGTAAAAGTAACCTGGTACGATGGTGGTCTTACCCCGCGTTTACCGGAAAACTGGCCGGCAGACAGAAGACAAAACTCTGGTGTTATCTTCCATGGAAGCAAAGATACATTGGTATGTGGCGAATACGGAACCGATCCAATTCTGCTTTCGGGGAGAGTTCCAAATGTTCCGCAAACAGAAAGGCGTATCGAAGGGCATGAACTGGATTGGATTCGGGCATGTAAGGAAAGCCCCGAAAACCGTATACCAACCGCATCCGATTTTAAAGATGCTGGTCCGTTTAACGAGATGGTAGTTATGGGAGTGCTGTCAACCCGGCTTCAGTCGCTCAACAAAGTCCTTCATTGGGATGGGCCAAACATGACCTTTACCAACATAAGCGACAGCGACGAGCTTAGAGTCAGCAGACGCGAAACTATTCCTGCTAAAGAATTCGCCAACAATTTAATAAAGCACAAATACCGCGATGGCTGGACTCTGCCGGATATGCCGGCGTAA
- a CDS encoding PAS domain-containing sensor histidine kinase, with protein sequence MTRQNKFLHIIENFNDVIWTIDIKTGRFTYVSPSVTKLFGYTLDEALEGVFDANPNNNESYKATQQKILLEIEKLVYSGREYSDMQFEYQMPDKSGIQIWVETEVRILKEDGQPKEILGITRNIEERKRVDSILKNYANELEKLNTQKDLFLKVLAHDLRSPFHSLLGFSNHIIETFDESNPDETKEKLKLLNQNIYSTFHLLEDLLLWTKNQSGKLVSVYKNISFNDLCEDVLENVNSDSKSIQIKYFESEKIVLRTDITMLKVILRNLVENAVKFSHDGGIIKIYAIQTNENVTISVADYGVGMTEKQVDNLWQNPNSSAGTKGEKGFGLGLTFCKELVERLGGKIWVESALGKGSNFRFSLPAQIKS encoded by the coding sequence ATGACTAGACAAAACAAATTCCTTCATATTATTGAAAATTTTAATGATGTTATTTGGACTATTGACATCAAAACCGGTCGGTTTACTTATGTCAGTCCTTCGGTAACAAAACTTTTTGGATATACATTGGATGAAGCTTTGGAAGGCGTTTTTGACGCCAATCCGAACAATAATGAAAGCTACAAAGCAACGCAGCAAAAAATACTTTTAGAAATAGAAAAGCTTGTTTATTCGGGGCGTGAGTATTCTGATATGCAATTCGAATATCAAATGCCAGATAAAAGCGGAATACAGATTTGGGTAGAAACGGAGGTTCGAATCCTGAAAGAGGACGGTCAGCCCAAAGAAATACTGGGTATTACCCGGAATATTGAAGAAAGAAAGAGGGTGGACTCGATATTGAAGAATTATGCAAATGAATTGGAAAAGTTAAACACTCAAAAAGATCTGTTTTTAAAAGTTCTGGCCCACGATTTAAGAAGTCCATTTCATTCTTTGCTCGGATTTTCAAACCATATTATCGAGACCTTTGATGAAAGCAACCCGGATGAAACCAAGGAAAAACTGAAGTTATTAAATCAAAATATTTACAGTACATTCCATTTGCTTGAAGATTTGCTTTTGTGGACAAAAAATCAATCCGGGAAATTAGTTTCTGTTTATAAAAATATCTCTTTTAACGATTTGTGCGAAGACGTATTAGAAAATGTAAATTCAGATTCCAAGAGTATTCAAATAAAATATTTTGAGTCTGAAAAAATAGTTTTAAGAACAGATATTACCATGCTCAAAGTTATTTTGAGAAATTTAGTTGAGAATGCTGTTAAATTCTCCCATGATGGTGGGATTATTAAGATATATGCTATTCAAACAAATGAGAATGTAACGATATCGGTGGCAGATTATGGAGTTGGGATGACAGAAAAACAAGTCGACAATCTGTGGCAAAATCCGAATTCATCAGCCGGAACAAAGGGCGAAAAAGGCTTTGGTTTGGGACTAACCTTTTGTAAAGAACTGGTGGAGAGGTTGGGTGGAAAAATTTGGGTGGAAAGTGCTTTGGGAAAAGGAAGTAACTTTAGGTTTAGTTTACCAGCCCAGATAAAAAGCTAA
- a CDS encoding HAD-IIA family hydrolase, with protein MAKKSIIDNIRNKSGFICDMDGVIYHGNKILDGVKEFVSWLKDENKKFVFLTNSSERTIKELQGKLSRMGLDVGPEHFYTSALATASFLQSQNPNGSAYIIGEAGLINAVYNAGYTSNNIDPDYVVMGEARSYSYEVIEKAVNLVNAGARLVGTNPDVSGPIENGIAPATKALISPIELATGKQAYFVGKPNPLMMRIALKKLGVQREETIIIGDRMDTDIVAGIEAEIDTCLVLSGISTKNTVNEFAYRPHYVLQGVNEIVKDYK; from the coding sequence ATGGCAAAAAAATCAATTATCGACAACATACGAAACAAATCAGGCTTTATCTGCGATATGGATGGAGTAATTTATCACGGGAATAAAATCCTTGATGGCGTAAAAGAGTTCGTATCCTGGTTAAAAGATGAAAATAAAAAATTTGTTTTTCTGACCAATTCCAGTGAGCGGACCATTAAAGAGTTACAGGGAAAATTATCGCGTATGGGCCTGGATGTAGGGCCTGAGCACTTTTATACCAGTGCGTTGGCAACGGCATCTTTTCTTCAGAGTCAAAATCCAAACGGCAGTGCTTATATTATAGGAGAAGCAGGGCTTATCAATGCAGTTTACAACGCCGGTTATACAAGCAATAATATCGATCCGGATTATGTGGTAATGGGAGAAGCGCGATCGTACAGCTATGAAGTGATTGAAAAAGCAGTCAACCTGGTGAATGCCGGGGCAAGGCTGGTAGGGACAAACCCGGATGTGAGCGGACCGATAGAAAATGGGATTGCGCCTGCAACCAAAGCCTTAATTTCACCCATTGAACTGGCGACCGGAAAACAAGCTTATTTTGTTGGTAAACCCAATCCTTTAATGATGCGAATTGCCCTGAAAAAGCTAGGTGTTCAACGTGAAGAGACCATCATTATAGGCGACCGGATGGATACCGATATTGTAGCGGGAATTGAAGCTGAAATTGACACTTGCCTGGTTTTATCGGGAATCTCAACCAAAAATACCGTCAACGAATTTGCTTATCGCCCGCATTACGTTTTACAGGGAGTAAACGAGATTGTAAAAGATTATAAATAG
- a CDS encoding AAA family ATPase, giving the protein MSYHLKSIKLETEKYPTRDHYPFSLPLFSETKELHFPTAVTLFAGENGSGKSTLLEAIATAAGIYIWRTGMNTRYRYNRYEVSLHRYLKVQWTNGTVPGSFFGAQIFKDFASILEEWAATDPGQLELFGGKSLVTQSHGQSLMSFFRNRYKLKGLYLLDEPETALSPSSQLELLQLLSKNAKDGHAQFIVATHSPILLACREATIYSFDKMPVSAVNYENTEHFKVYHDFLNNRDKYLMD; this is encoded by the coding sequence ATGTCATATCACCTAAAAAGTATAAAGCTCGAAACGGAGAAATACCCAACCAGGGATCATTATCCTTTTAGTTTACCTTTATTTTCTGAAACCAAAGAGCTTCATTTTCCAACTGCGGTTACTCTGTTTGCAGGTGAAAATGGCTCAGGGAAATCAACTTTACTGGAAGCCATTGCAACGGCAGCCGGTATTTACATCTGGAGAACCGGAATGAATACCCGTTACAGGTATAATCGTTACGAAGTATCACTACATCGTTACCTGAAAGTACAGTGGACTAACGGTACGGTTCCCGGTTCGTTTTTTGGTGCGCAGATATTTAAGGATTTTGCATCCATACTGGAAGAATGGGCCGCAACTGACCCGGGACAACTGGAATTGTTCGGTGGAAAATCTTTAGTGACACAATCTCACGGACAGTCGTTGATGTCGTTTTTCCGAAACCGGTATAAACTAAAAGGTCTCTATCTGCTGGACGAGCCGGAGACAGCACTTTCTCCTTCCAGTCAGTTGGAATTACTTCAGCTTTTGAGTAAAAATGCAAAAGACGGACATGCCCAGTTTATTGTGGCAACACATTCTCCCATTCTGCTTGCTTGTCGGGAAGCCACCATTTACAGCTTTGATAAGATGCCGGTTTCTGCAGTAAATTATGAGAATACTGAGCATTTTAAGGTGTACCATGATTTTTTAAATAATCGTGATAAATATTTGATGGATTGA
- a CDS encoding alpha/beta fold hydrolase, producing MKPTTQYTKSGRINIAYQVFGSGSVDLVYIPGWVSNIDWMWACPELVLFLKELGKIARVILFDKRGTGLSDRVVELSTLEERMDDIRAVMDAVESERAILFGHSEGGSVSALFAATYPNRTISLITFGIFAKRRFAPEYPWAPTDKERQKVYDMIENSWGGGDMYLESLAPSKAHDKTFMDWLANYFRSGASPSAAMVLTKMNTEVDIIDILGSVNVPALIIQRTNDIDVKIEEGRFIAERIKGAKFLELEGSDHLFWVGNTDELLKEMKAFILNVKPSKNDEERLFTVISAKIPVAENMQTEPKERVGQLVAQYRGKIIQYLQNTFIAIFEGPSKAVHCSIDMVDALQNMDLKISLAIHIKEVAVSELHFVSAETEELMNSILEQAQPNQILITQTVKYLLSGAGLNITSHQSIFKPTPADILLFSVSDDLRTETPPGKRLLNSHPHNESFIENVLQSIDAHLSDELFGVEMLCKDIGISDRQLQRKLKAITNKSPIQLISSVRLHRAKELLHENKYNIAEVAYLTGFANPSYFSKSFKKEFGLSSSTLVQKQN from the coding sequence ATGAAGCCCACTACTCAGTACACCAAAAGCGGCCGGATTAATATTGCTTACCAGGTTTTTGGATCCGGTTCAGTAGATCTGGTTTATATTCCGGGATGGGTTTCCAATATCGACTGGATGTGGGCGTGTCCGGAGTTGGTTCTTTTCCTAAAAGAGTTGGGTAAAATTGCACGGGTTATTTTGTTTGACAAACGTGGAACAGGGCTTTCCGATCGGGTTGTGGAGCTTTCCACGTTGGAAGAACGAATGGATGATATCCGGGCAGTAATGGATGCTGTGGAGTCTGAAAGAGCCATTCTGTTTGGTCATTCTGAAGGAGGTTCTGTTTCTGCGTTGTTTGCGGCAACTTATCCCAATCGCACCATTTCACTTATTACTTTTGGAATATTTGCAAAAAGGCGTTTTGCTCCCGAATATCCATGGGCACCAACAGATAAAGAACGCCAGAAGGTCTATGATATGATTGAGAACAGTTGGGGTGGCGGCGACATGTATCTTGAATCGTTGGCCCCTTCCAAGGCCCACGACAAAACATTTATGGACTGGCTGGCCAATTATTTTCGTTCTGGAGCAAGTCCGAGTGCAGCGATGGTGCTGACCAAAATGAATACAGAAGTAGACATCATCGATATTTTAGGCTCGGTAAATGTACCTGCCCTAATCATCCAGCGAACAAACGATATTGACGTTAAAATTGAAGAAGGGCGGTTTATTGCCGAGCGGATTAAAGGCGCAAAATTTCTGGAACTGGAAGGCAGTGACCATCTGTTCTGGGTGGGAAATACAGATGAACTTCTGAAAGAAATGAAAGCATTTATTTTGAATGTAAAACCCTCAAAAAATGATGAAGAACGCCTTTTTACAGTGATTTCAGCAAAAATTCCCGTAGCTGAAAATATGCAAACAGAGCCAAAGGAACGAGTTGGTCAATTGGTGGCGCAATACCGCGGGAAGATTATCCAATACCTCCAAAATACTTTTATTGCAATTTTTGAAGGACCAAGCAAAGCTGTTCATTGTAGTATTGATATGGTGGATGCATTACAAAACATGGACTTAAAAATAAGCCTCGCCATTCACATTAAGGAAGTTGCTGTTAGTGAGCTTCATTTTGTAAGTGCTGAGACCGAAGAGCTGATGAATTCGATTCTTGAACAGGCTCAACCAAATCAAATATTAATTACTCAAACCGTAAAGTATTTACTGTCGGGGGCAGGGCTAAATATCACCTCTCACCAGTCAATTTTTAAACCAACACCAGCCGATATTTTACTGTTTAGCGTTTCTGATGATTTAAGAACGGAAACACCTCCCGGAAAACGCTTATTGAACAGTCATCCGCATAATGAATCATTTATTGAAAATGTATTGCAAAGTATTGACGCTCATTTGAGCGATGAGCTTTTTGGTGTTGAAATGCTCTGTAAAGATATCGGCATCAGCGATCGCCAATTGCAGCGAAAATTAAAAGCCATTACCAATAAATCACCCATTCAGTTAATTTCCTCCGTGCGTTTGCATCGCGCAAAGGAACTACTCCACGAAAACAAGTACAACATTGCTGAAGTTGCCTACCTTACCGGTTTTGCTAATCCCTCTTATTTCTCAAAATCTTTTAAAAAAGAGTTTGGACTAAGTTCTTCGACTCTGGTCCAAAAACAAAACTGA
- a CDS encoding glutamine synthetase beta-grasp domain-containing protein: MKTYKCEYLWLDGYKPEPNLRSKTKVLDLNESPLLDNLPLWSFDGSSTLQAEGNFSDCILKPVKVYNDAGRDNGYLVMCEVLKPDQTPHISNNRANYEDDTEFWFGFEQEYVIKKNGLPLGFPKEGYPEPQGKYYCAVGKQNVTARDFVEEHLALCLACGLKITGINAEVMIGQWEFQLLAKGAKNAADDLWVARYLLMRVAEKYDVEIDFHPKPIKGDWNGSGLHTNFSNERMRTNGGKAYFEMILKNMKENHEDHIKYYGSMNNERLTGLHETQAIDRFSYGVSDRGASIRIPLSTIENGWKGYLEDRRPASNACPYQVVSKLVKTVSVEAMAV; this comes from the coding sequence ATGAAAACTTACAAATGCGAATACCTTTGGTTGGATGGTTATAAACCGGAACCTAACCTGAGAAGTAAAACAAAAGTTCTGGACTTAAACGAATCACCATTGCTTGACAACCTGCCTCTTTGGTCGTTCGACGGCAGTTCAACTTTGCAGGCTGAAGGAAACTTCTCTGACTGTATTCTAAAGCCGGTTAAGGTGTATAACGACGCCGGACGTGACAACGGATATCTTGTCATGTGTGAAGTGCTTAAGCCCGACCAAACTCCTCACATAAGCAACAACAGGGCAAACTACGAGGATGATACCGAGTTCTGGTTTGGATTTGAACAGGAATATGTCATCAAAAAGAACGGCCTTCCGCTTGGTTTTCCCAAAGAAGGTTACCCCGAACCCCAGGGAAAGTATTATTGTGCTGTTGGAAAACAAAATGTTACAGCAAGAGATTTTGTTGAAGAGCATTTAGCATTGTGTTTGGCATGTGGCCTTAAAATTACAGGAATAAATGCCGAAGTTATGATAGGTCAGTGGGAATTTCAGTTGCTGGCGAAAGGAGCAAAAAATGCTGCAGACGATTTATGGGTAGCCCGCTATTTGTTAATGCGTGTGGCCGAAAAATACGATGTAGAAATCGATTTTCATCCAAAACCAATAAAAGGTGACTGGAATGGTTCGGGATTACACACCAACTTTTCTAATGAAAGGATGAGAACAAACGGAGGGAAAGCATATTTTGAAATGATTTTGAAAAATATGAAAGAAAATCATGAAGACCACATTAAGTACTACGGTTCTATGAACAACGAGCGTCTTACAGGTCTCCATGAAACGCAGGCTATAGACCGTTTTTCTTATGGAGTAAGTGATCGCGGAGCATCAATCCGGATTCCCTTGTCCACAATCGAAAACGGATGGAAAGGCTATTTGGAAGACAGACGGCCGGCATCCAATGCATGCCCGTATCAGGTTGTCTCAAAATTAGTGAAAACCGTATCCGTAGAGGCTATGGCTGTATAA
- a CDS encoding aryl-sulfate sulfotransferase: MITKRNKLLNILFAVVLAVLFSCSENQQLTFSVAPVIKNNPNESVPLTAYLDFETPQDYDSVFISLDEDGQISELCYRKEEKKETGYLLMLMTANKKLKIDFRLKDKNGKEYYSNKELSFKTPALPADDKLFPKIEITKNLKKSNDELILFNPRRRLPIAQEGSNRFNQIFGMLVIINQSGEVLWYYQTNSRISDFDRLPDGNISYITQDNRIAVIDLAGNIINEWYAVNRPQKGETDAIPVEAQTFHHDVSFLPNGNRLVLSTEAREIDNYYTSEADKNAPRKKQKVIGDVVVEFNPEGKVVYSWSAFDKMPVWRIGYETFNDYWARRGYPGSVDWSHANAVIPLPGEDAFLVNFRHQSAMIKVNKSTGNIDWIFAEPSGWNKELEDKLLEIPKDGWNWHQHSPRFTENGNLLFFNNNNFKARPFKETSPIKDCPSYIVEYKINEKDKTVEKVWSTENDGEDLVFSIAMGRVSELPETGNILACYGALLDSNYFDQMTWWNRGKFRQWTMVREYTHTEKPKVVWEMQLHPLTSDSKVGWTLFGAECIEITNVNKSNM, translated from the coding sequence ATGATAACCAAGAGAAACAAATTATTAAATATACTATTTGCCGTAGTATTGGCGGTGTTATTTTCGTGCTCAGAAAATCAACAACTGACCTTTTCAGTTGCTCCCGTCATAAAAAACAATCCAAATGAGTCGGTTCCGCTTACAGCGTACCTTGATTTTGAAACGCCCCAAGATTACGACAGTGTGTTTATTTCGCTCGATGAGGATGGACAAATTTCTGAATTGTGCTATCGCAAAGAGGAAAAGAAAGAAACCGGATATTTACTTATGCTGATGACGGCCAATAAAAAACTGAAAATTGATTTCAGGTTAAAAGATAAAAATGGCAAAGAGTATTATTCAAATAAAGAACTCTCCTTTAAAACACCTGCTTTACCTGCTGATGATAAATTATTTCCAAAAATTGAGATTACAAAAAACCTGAAGAAAAGTAACGATGAACTTATTTTGTTTAATCCCCGCAGACGATTGCCAATAGCCCAGGAAGGCTCAAACAGGTTCAATCAGATATTTGGAATGCTTGTTATAATTAATCAAAGCGGAGAAGTGCTTTGGTACTATCAAACCAATTCCCGGATAAGTGATTTTGACAGGTTACCAGACGGGAATATATCATATATCACACAAGATAACCGCATTGCTGTGATTGACCTGGCTGGAAACATAATCAATGAATGGTATGCTGTTAATCGCCCCCAGAAAGGAGAAACAGATGCTATTCCGGTAGAAGCGCAAACGTTTCACCACGATGTGTCTTTTCTTCCAAACGGCAACAGACTGGTTTTAAGCACAGAAGCCCGGGAGATAGACAACTATTATACAAGCGAAGCAGATAAAAATGCTCCCCGAAAGAAGCAAAAAGTGATCGGTGATGTTGTTGTTGAATTTAACCCTGAGGGTAAAGTTGTTTATTCCTGGAGCGCTTTTGATAAAATGCCTGTTTGGAGAATCGGTTATGAGACGTTTAACGATTATTGGGCCCGAAGGGGATATCCCGGTTCTGTGGATTGGAGCCATGCAAACGCTGTAATACCACTTCCCGGTGAAGATGCTTTTTTGGTGAATTTCCGACATCAAAGCGCGATGATAAAAGTAAATAAAAGTACAGGAAACATTGATTGGATATTTGCAGAACCAAGCGGGTGGAACAAAGAACTGGAAGACAAGTTACTGGAAATCCCCAAAGACGGATGGAACTGGCATCAGCACTCTCCCAGATTTACTGAGAACGGTAATCTGTTGTTTTTTAACAACAACAATTTTAAAGCCCGCCCATTTAAAGAAACTAGTCCGATTAAAGATTGCCCAAGTTATATCGTGGAATATAAAATAAACGAAAAGGATAAAACGGTGGAAAAAGTATGGAGCACCGAAAATGACGGAGAAGATTTGGTCTTCAGTATTGCCATGGGAAGAGTAAGCGAATTGCCTGAAACCGGAAATATACTGGCCTGTTACGGTGCTTTACTTGATTCAAATTATTTTGATCAAATGACATGGTGGAACCGGGGAAAATTCCGTCAGTGGACCATGGTCCGGGAATACACCCATACTGAAAAGCCAAAAGTTGTATGGGAAATGCAATTGCATCCTTTAACAAGTGATAGCAAAGTAGGATGGACTCTTTTTGGAGCAGAATGTATTGAAATAACCAACGTTAACAAAAGCAACATGTAA